The genomic DNA TGTTCACCGCCTTCGGGGAGACCGAGGCGGAGGTCGAACGGTTGCTGGACGCTATCAGCGAGTCGGAGTACGCCGGCGACCTCTCCGAGCTGCAGGAGCGGTTCGGGCGCGAGCGGAGCGCCCCCGGCAACGTCGTCCGGGAGTTCTTCCTCGAGTACGACCCCGCGGACATGGTCTGCCCGACGCTGCTGGAGTACGGGTTCGTCCACAGCGCGCCGGTCCGCATCGAGGACGGGCGCGAGCAGTGGCAGGTCTGCTTCGTCGACGAGCGCTCGCAGATCGAGGACGCCCTGGACCGGGTCCGCGAGCAGGCGGGTGCCGAGGTCGAGGTCGACTCCATCACGACCGGCGAGACCGGCGGCCTCACCCCCCGCGACCAGCGCCTCGACACGCTCACCGTCCAGCAGCGCGAGGTGTTCGAGCACGCCCGCCGCGAGGGCTACTACGAGTGGCCCCGGGCGACCTCGACCCGCGAGCTGGCCGCCGACTTCGACGTCTCGAAGACGACGCTGCTCGAACACCTGCGGAAGGCCGAGGCCAAACTGCTGGACCCGTAGCCGCTCTCCACTCGCAACGCTCCGCCGTATCCGTTCTCAGCGCCCGATGACCGCCCGGAGTGCGAACAGGGCGTTCCCCTTGCGCTCGCGGATGCGCCGGTAGAAGTAGGAGAACCACTTGCTCCCGTACGGCACGTACTGGTAGACGGGGTACTCCGCGGCGAGTTCGAACTGGGCCTCCTCGCGGACCCCGGTCAGCATCTGGATCTCGAACGGCGTCCCGTGCTCGGCGTGGAGCTCCTCGGCCAGCTCGATCATCGCCGGGTCGTGGCTCCCGACGGCGACGCCGTCGTCGAACGCCTCGAACATGTAGGTGAGGTACTCCCGGTACACCTCGTCGACGCGGGCCTTCTTCCGGTAGGAGATGTCCCTGGGCTCCTCGTAGGCGCCCTTGACGAGGCGGACCTTCCCCGGCAGGTCCGCGAGGCGTTCGAGGTCCTCACGCGTGCGCCTGAGGTTCGCCTGCACGCAGACGCCGACGTTCCCGTCGGTCTCGCGGGCGTGGCGCTCGAAGGCGTCCAGCGTCACGTCCGTCGTCGTGTGGTCCTCCATGTCGATCCAGACGAAACAGTCGGCGGCGTCGACGATGCGCGCGAGGTTCTCCTCGAACGCGTGGTCGCCGACCTCCAGCCCGATCTGGCTCGGCTTCACCGAGATACAGGCGTCCAGGTCCCGCTCGGCCAGCGACTCGACGAGGTCGATGTAGGCGTCGGCGTCGGCGTCGGCGTCGGCCCGGTCCTCGTAGTGCTCGCCGAGCAGGTTGAGGATGGCGCCGACGTTCCGCCGGTTCAGGTCGGCGGCGTGGTCCATCGCGTCGGCCGCCGTCTCGCCCGCCACGAAGTTGCTGGCGATGGGGGGAATCATACACACACCCGCGTACCGGACCGACGTATAAGTACGCCCGACCAAATATTCCTGACACGTTCATGGCGCACGGAAGAACCCGGAGCCGTGACTGGCCGGGTGAACGTCGTCGTCCCCGACCATGGTAGGGCGCTAGTTGAGGCCCGTTACCTGCGCTATAGTCAGTAGACAGTATGTCACGAGATACCATTCGGGAACTCGATAGGCGGACGCTGCTGACCCTCGCCGGAACGGCCGGCATCGCCGGCATCGCCGGCTGCTCGACCACGGACAGTGACGGCGGCGACGGTGGCGACGGTGGCGACGGGGGAAGCGGCGGTGACGGCGGTGATGGCGGGAGCGGCGGTGACGGTGGTGACGGCGGCAGCGGTGGCGACGGTGGCGACGGCGGCAGCGGCACCACGTACACCATCGGGATGATCGATTCGCTGACCGGCTCGCTGTCGGCGTTCGGCGAGCGCAACCAGCGCGGGAAGGACCTCGCGCTGGCGGCGGTCAACGAGGTCGGCATCAACGGCGGCGGTCAGCTCGAGATCATCGTCGAGGACTCCGAGTCCGAGAACCAGGGCGGCGTCTCCGCGGCCCAGAAGCTCGTCAACCAGGACCAGGTCCCGTTCGTCATCGGGGCGGTCGGCTCCGGCGTGTCGCTGGCCATCTACGAGAGCGTCATCCAGGGGACCGACGTGGTCCAGTTGAGCCAGAACTCGACGGGGCTGGGCCTGACCGACTTCCCGGGCCTCCTCCGCATGTCCCCGACCGGTCGCACGCAGGCGACCGCGCTCGCGGACATCATCGCCGACGACGGCTACGACCAGGTGGCGATGACCTACGTCAACAACAACTACGGGTCGAGCCTCGCCGAGGCCTTCGTCAACGCGTGGGACGGCGAGATGGCGTACAACAACCCCCACGACCAGGACCAGCAGTCCTACTCCGGTGTCGTCTCCGAGATGAACGGCTCGGGCGCCGACGCGTGGCTGTTCATCACCTACCAGGCGGAGTTCGCGACGATGGTCAACGAGATGTTCTCGAACGGCTACGAGCCCCAGCTGTACGGCGCCGACTCCGTCTCCGGCGACAACGTGCTGGAGAACACGCCCGAGGGGAGCATGGACGGGATGAAGATCGTCGTCCCCTCCGCGCCCGTCGAGGAGCAGAACTACCAGGACTTCGCCTCGGAGTTCGAGAGCGAGTACGGCGAGGCCCCGACCGCGTGGTCGGCGTACGCCTACGACTGCGTCGTCACGGCGGCGCTCTCGATCATGGCGGCCGACGAGTTCACCGGCGCGGCGCTGGGCGAGGTCGTCCGCGACGTGACCCGGCCGGAGGGCGAGCAGGTCACCTCCTTCGCGGCGGGCGCCGAGATCCTCGCGAACGGCGGCACCGCGAGCGACGTCGACTACCAGGGCGTCAGCGGTCCCATCGACCTCGACGAGAACGGTGACCCGGTCGGCTTCCTGCAAATCACGGAGGTCCAGAACCACGACTACGAGGGCATCGGCTTCATCGAAGGCTGAGACGGATGGTGCTCGACCTCCTCGCGAACGGGCTGGTGTACAGTAGCATCCTCGTACTCGGGAGTATCGGGCTCTCGCTGGTGTACAGCATCGCGGACTTCGCCAACTTCGCCCACGGCGACACGATGACCGTCGGCGCCTACTCGGCGCTGGTCACGTTCGGTGCCGTCGGCGGGCTCGGCGGCGCGATACTCGGGCTCCCGCTCGGGTTCTTCATCGCGCTGGCGGTCGGCATCGCGATGGCGGCGCTCGTTGCCGTCGTCACGGAGAAGGTCGTCTACGAGGGGCTGGACGAGGTCGGTTCCATCGGTCTGCTCATCACCTCGATCGGCATCGCGTTCGTGTACAGAGCGGTCATCCAGATGGGGTTCGGCGCGGACTTCACGCGCTTCGACATCCAGGCGCTCCGCCCCATCGAGGCCCTGGTGCCGTACGGCATCCGCGTCACCGAGCACGACGTGGCCATCGTCGTCTCGGCCGCCGTCCTGGTGACGGGGCTGCACGTCCTGCTCCAGTACACGGACCTCGGGCGGAAGATGCGCGCGATGGCGGACAACCCCGACCTCGCGCGGGTCAGCGGCATCCGGACCGACCGGGTGAAGCTGTGGACCTGGGTCATCGGCGCCGGCCTCGCGGGCAGTGGCGGCGTCTTCCTCGGCCTGTTCAACCAGCTCCGCCCTCGGATGGGCTTCGACCTGCTGTTGCTCATCTTCGCCGCGGTCATCCTCGGCGGCATCGGCTCGGTGTACGGCGCGATGCTGGGCGGGTTCCTCATCGGGATGATCAACGAGCTGACGCCCGCGCTCTCGGACCTGGGCTCGCTGCTCCCGCTCGTCCCCGACGCGTGGGGCATCCCCATCGGCATCGAGTACGCCGACGCCATCGCGTTCGTCATCATGGTCCTTGTCCTGCTGTTCCGGCCCAACGGCATCGCCGGAGACGAGGAGGGGACCTGAGATGTCCGTCCTCTCCGACCCGCAGGGGTACTGGGCGGACCTCACGCGGGCCGAACAGGGCGTCACGGCGTTCGTCCTGCTGTTCGCCACGCTCCTGCTGCTCGGCCTGCTCACCGGCGGCCTCGGGCCGTCGTACTTCCTGTTCCTCGTCGGCCTCGCCGGGATGTACTCGCTGCTCTCGTTCGGGCTGAACGTCCAGTGGGGCTACTCCGGGCTCATCAACTTCAGCGTCGCCGCCTTCTTCGGTATCGGCGCGTACGGTACCGCACTCGCCAGCGCGAGCAGTTCGCCGCTTGCCGGCGGTATCCCGCCCATCGTCGGGCTGTTCGTCGCGCTCGTGCTCGCGGCGGTGCTGGCGCTGCTCATCGGCATCCCCACACTGCGCCTGCGGGCGGACTACCTCGCCATCGCCTCCATCGGCCTGGCCGAGGTCGTCCGCATCATCATCCTCAACGAGGAGGGCCTGACCAACGGGAGCGCCGGCGTCCGCGGCATCCCGAGCTTCTTCGAGGGCTGGCCCGTGCTGGAGACGTTCCCCGAGGCGATGCCGGGCGTCATCATCAGCTTCCTGCCCGGCCCGGACATCGTCCTCCAGACACCGTTCTGGCGGGCGCTGCTGAACGTCGCGCTCGTCCTGACGCTGGTCGGCATCTGCTATCTCGTCCTCCGGCGGGTCCACCGCTCGCCGTGGGGCCGGGTCCTGCGGACCATCCGCTCGGACGAGGACCTCGCCCGCGCGCTGGGGAAGAACACCTACTCGTACAAGATGCAGGCGTTCGTCCTCGGGAGCGTCATCATGGCGCTGGCGGGCGTGTTCTACGCCCACCTGAACCTGTACGTCGGCCCCGGCGACCTCAACCCCATCACGACGTTCTACGTCTGGGTGGCGGTCATCCTCGGCGGGAGCGGCTCCAACCGGGGTGCGCTGTTCGGCGGCTTCGTCATCGTCGCCATCCAGCAGGGGACGCGCTTCCTCAACGAGCTCGCGTTCATCCCGGTCGACGTGGCACCGCTGCGACTGCTGCTCATCGGTGTCATCATCGTCCTGCTGATGCGGTTCCGGCCGCAGGGCGTGCTCCCGCCACAGCGAGAACTCATCTGGTCCGGCGTCGTCGACGACGCGCCGGAACGCCCCGAGAGCGGCGTCCGCGGTGCCAAGGCGGGTGAGAGCGATGACTGAAGCCGACGCGGAAGTCGATGACGACGCGGAGACGCAGTCGGCCGCCGCCTCGCAGACCGCGACCGGGAGCGACGCGGCCGGGCACGCCCGCTCGGGCGCGAACCTCTCGAAGGAGGACGTGGTCCTCGAGGCCCACGACCTCGTCAAGGCGTTCGGCGCGCTCGTCGCGACCGACCACGCGAGCTTCCAGGTCGAGCGCGGGAGCATCACCGGCCTCATCGGACCGAACGGCGCCGGCAAGTCGACGCTGTTCAACCTCGTCTCGGGCTTCTACGAGCCCGATTCCGGTCACGTCGAGGTCAACGGCACGGACGTGACCGACCTCGAACCGTACGAGATCGCCGACTACGGCCTCATCCGGACGTTCCAGACGCCCCGCAAGCTGGAGGGGATGACCGTCCGCGAGGCGATGATGGTCGGCCCGCAGCACCAGCCCGGGGAGTCGTTCGTGAAGCTGTTCACGTCGCCCGACGAGGTGCGCGAGCACGAGGAGCAGAACCTCTCGGACGTCGAGCGCATCCTCGGCGAGTTCGAGATCGACCACCTCGCCACCCAGCCCGCGACGAAGATCTCGGGCGGGCAGATGAAACTCGTGGAACTCGCCCGTGCGATGCTCGCCGAGCCGGACATCCTCCTGCTCGACGAGCCGGCCGCCGGCGTGAATCCGACGCTGCGGAACAAACTCGCCGAGCAGATACGGCGGCTCCACGACCAGGGGACGACGTTCCTCCTCATCGAGCACGACATGGAGTTCGTGATGAGCCTCGCCGACCCCGTCATCGTGCTCGACCGCGGGAGCGTCCTGATGGAGGGCACCCCCGAGGAGGTCCAGACCGACGAACGAGTCATCGACGCGTACCTCGGAGGCTGACAATGAGCGAGAACCCATCCCCAGACACGGACGAGACCACAGCGGGCAGTGCCCGCGAGGACGACACCGCTGCGGAAACCGACGCCGATGCCGGCGAGTTCGAGTTCCCGGGCGACGGGAGCACGGAGCCGGTCATCGAACTGGACGGCGTCGACAGCGGCTACGGCGAGGTCCAGGTGCTCGACGACTGCTCGCTCCACCTGAACCCCGAGGAGATCGTCTGTCTCATCGGGCCGAACGGGGCCGGCAAGTCCACGGTGCTCAAGACCATCTTCGGCATGCTGACGCCGTGGACCGGGACCGTCACCTACCACGGCGACGACATCGGCGGGATGGCCCCCGAGGACATCGTTCGCGAGGGTATCGGCTACGTCCCGCAGACCGACAACGTGTTCGGCTCGCTCACCATCGACGAGAACCTCCGGATGGGCGGCGTCGCCCGGAAGGGCGGCCTCGAGGAGGTCATCGACCAGCTGTACGACCGGTTCCCGCTCCTCGACGACAAGCGCGACTCGAAGGCCCGGACCCTCTCGGGCGGCCAGCGCCAGGTGCTCGCGTTCGCCCGGGCGCTCGTGATGGAGCCCGACGTGCTCCTCATCGACGAGCCCTCGGCGGGGCTGGCGCCCAACACCGCACAGGAGGTGTTCGGCCACGTCGAGGCCGTCAACGAGCTGGACACGGCCATCCTGATGGTCGAGCAGAACGCGAAGGAGGGGCTGGCCATCTCCGACCGTGGCTACGTCCTCGACCAGGGGACGGTCCGGTTCGAGGACCGCGCCGACCAGCTGCTCGACAACGACGAGGTCGGGCGGCTCTACCTCGGCGGGGCGTGACGGGCCTCCGCCGCTACGTTTTCGCGCTCGCTCCGCTCGCGGCCGCCGCGCTCTGGGGCGGGCTGTACGTCGTCAGCAAGTGGAGCTTCGCGTTCGTCCCGCCGGTCACGCTCGGCTTCCTCCGCGTCGCGCTCGGCGGTCTCGCGCTGTGGCTCGGGCTCAGCGTCGTCCGTGGCGCCACGGCGTCCCGACCCGTCGCGCGCGAGGACTGGCCGGCGTTCGTCGAACTCGGCGGCTGGGTCGCGCTCTCCATCGTCACCCAGTTCCTCGGCACCGACCTGACGAACGCGAGCCAGGGGTCGCTCCTGACGGTCCTGACGCCGGTGTTCGTGGTCGTCCTCGGCGCCGCCCTGCTCGGCGAGCGCGTCACCCGGGCGCGGGCGGCGGGCGTCGCTCTGGCTGGCGCGGGAACCGTCGTCGTCCTCGCCGGCCAGTACGACCTCACAGCCATCGCGGCGGGCAACGCCGCCGGTATCGCCCTGCTCGTGGCCGCCAGCCTCACGTGGGCCGGCTACACCGTCCGCGGGGTGGCCGTCGTCCGGCGGTACTCGGCGCTGACCGCCGTGACGTACTCCACCCTCGCCGCTATCCCGATGCTGGGACTGCTGGCCGTCGCCGAACTCTGGTCCCTCGGCCGGGGGCTCGGCACTCTCCAGGCGACCCCGGCCGCGCTCCTCGCCGTCGCCTACCTGGGGCTGGCCGCCACCGCGGGCGCGTGGTACCTCTGGTACAAGGGACTGGAGTTCGTCCCCTCGGGGACCGTCGCGGTCTTCTTCTTCGTCCAGCCGGTCGTCGGCATCGCCCTCGGGGCGGCCCTGCTCGGCGAGCGGGTCGGCCCCGGGTTCCTCGCCGGCGGTGCCCTCATCGCGGCGGGCGTGTGGCTGGTGAGCCGCGAGCGCCAGGGCCGTGGGACGAGCCGGTGAGGGCCGTCCGGGCGTGCGGGCGCTCGCGAACGGAACTCGTTGAGCGGTAATTGCGCCGTTACTCTCTGAAAGATGGCCTGTATGTGTCGGATTCTGCATTAGGGCTCGAATACGCGCATCTATGGAGTAATGTCTGCACCTCGACACCGGTGCTGCTGCGGGGCCGTGGTCCCGGTACTGGTTTGTTCCCCCCGTGGGTACGCGAGTCGCGTGTCCAGAACGACGAACGCGTGGGTGGTGTTCGCCGGGTGCTTCCTCGTCTCCATCGGGGCCAACGCCTTCATGATCGCGCCGTCCAGCATCGCCCCGCTGTTCGTCGCGGAGTTCGCCATCGAGAAAGCGGCCGTGGGCGACATCGTCAGCGCCGCCATCGTCGGCTCCATCGTCACACAGATTCCGGGGGGCTACCTGATGGACCGGTACGACAACCGGTGGCTGATGGCCCCGGGCGTCGCGCTGTTCGTGCTCGTCATCGTCGCCACGCTGGCGGTCGGGTCGTTCCTGCCGTTCCTCGCGCTGCGGGCGCTGGGTGGTATCGTCGGCGGGTTCGTCTTCACCGCCGGTGCGAACGTCGTCGGCGAGGTGTTCGTCGGCGAGCGGCAGAGCTTCGCCACCGGGCTGTTCATGACCAGTCCGCCGGTGGCGTTCGTCCTCGCGCACACGACCAGCCCGCTCGTCGGCACCGCTGTCGGCCCGCTGCGGGTGTTCCTCCTGCACGCGGGACTCGTGGTCGCGGGACTGGCTCTGTTCTGGGTCGGCGCGGGCAGCCCCATCCGGAGCGCGGGCACGCCGACGACGGCGGAGTTCACCCGAGCACTCGGCAACCCGCGGGTCCTCCTGCTGTCGGTGTCGACGTTCTGTGCGTACGCGCTGTACCTGTTCCTGAACAGCTGGGTGCCGACGTACGGGACGGACGTGCTGTCGCTCTCGCTCTCGGCGGCGGGGACGGTCACGGCGCTGGTCCCGCTGGTCGGTATCGTCGCCCGGACCAGCGGCGGGTGGCTCAGCGCCCGCATCGGCAACCGTCGCCGCCCGGTGCTCGCCGGGGGGCTGCTGACCGGGCTCGTGCTCCTGGTCGCGGTCCCGTTCGCCGGGGGCTTCTGGCCGTTCGTCGTCCTGCTCGGGGCGGGCGCGTTCGCGATCCAGCTCGGCACCGGCGTCTACTACGTGCTCATCCGGGAGCTGGCCGCACCGGGGACCGAGGGGACCAGCCTCACCGTGATGACGACCATCGGCTTCACCGGCTCGTTCGTCGCGCCCATCGCCGGCGGCTGGCTCATCGAGAGCTACTCCTGGGTGGTCGCGTTCGGCACGTTCGGCGCCATCGGTCTGCTCGGCGCGGTGGTCCTCGTCCCGCTCTCGGAGGGGGACGCCGCCGCGCCGGCGGTCGACTCCGCCCCCGACACCGACTCCTGACGGGGTCCCCCCGGGTCATCCCGGGGCAGCGCGGAACGCACCAACACCTAACACCCCCGTCTGCGTGGCGTGATACCATGTCCGAACTACGCATCGACGCGAGCGTGCCGGGACTGGACGAGGACACCGCCGGCCTGGCCGAGGCGGCCGAAGCTGCAGGCTTCGACGGCATCTGGGCGCCGGAGATGGATTTCGACGCCTTCCTCCCGCTGCCGGTCGTCGCCGAGCACACGACCGACATCGAACTCGGCACCCGCATCGCCACCGCGTTCGCCCGGAGCCCCATGGTCCTCGCCCTGCAGGGCTGGGACCTCCAGCGCTACTCCGACGGCCGGTTCGTCCTCGGGCTGGGCACCCAGGTGAAGGGCCACAACGAGCGCCGGTTCTCCGTCGACTTCGAGTGGGAGCGCCCCGGCCCCCGCCTGCGCGAGGTCGTCGAGTCCATCAAGCACATCTGGGACGTGTTCGAGGGCGAGGCCGACGAATTCGACTACGACGGGGAGTTCTACCAGTTCTCGCTCCTGCCGGAGGCGTTCGACCCCGGGCCGCTGGACTCGGGCCAGCCCGATATCTGGGTCGCCGGCGTCAACGAGTACAACCTGAAGATGGCCGGCGGCACCGCCGACGGCCTCTGCATGCACATCTTCAACACGCCGGAGTACACGGAGGAGGTCATCGAGCCCACCGTCCGGGCCGGCGCGGAGAAGATGGGCAAGTCGATGGACGAGGTCACCCTGTCGGCCAGCCCGTTCGTCATCACGGGCGACGCGGACCGCCGGGCGGCCCGCCGCGAGGAGGTCCGGGGCCGCATCGCCTTCTACGGCTCCACCCGGACCTACCACGACGTGTTCGAACTCCATGGCTGGGACGACATCGGCCCGGAACTGCACGAACTCTCGAAGGAGGGGCAGTGGGGCGAGATGCAGCGCCTCGTGACCGACGAGATGGTCGAGGCGTTCGCGGTCGAGGCACCGCCGGAGGAGCTGGCCGACGAGATCCGGGAGACGTACGGCGGCATCGCCGACCGCGTCCAGCTGGAGTTCGACCCGACCGAGCCGTTCTGGGAGGACGTGGTCGGGGCGCTCTGACCGCGCTGTGGGCGGCTCACCCGACTACGTCC from Haloglomus litoreum includes the following:
- a CDS encoding helix-turn-helix domain-containing protein, yielding MAAVERTTTRLTLDLWHPNCWAIEATGETSGGVLAHAIYNSPRTDGDSPSSVRGLFTAFGETEAEVERLLDAISESEYAGDLSELQERFGRERSAPGNVVREFFLEYDPADMVCPTLLEYGFVHSAPVRIEDGREQWQVCFVDERSQIEDALDRVREQAGAEVEVDSITTGETGGLTPRDQRLDTLTVQQREVFEHARREGYYEWPRATSTRELAADFDVSKTTLLEHLRKAEAKLLDP
- a CDS encoding proline dehydrogenase family protein, producing the protein MIPPIASNFVAGETAADAMDHAADLNRRNVGAILNLLGEHYEDRADADADADAYIDLVESLAERDLDACISVKPSQIGLEVGDHAFEENLARIVDAADCFVWIDMEDHTTTDVTLDAFERHARETDGNVGVCVQANLRRTREDLERLADLPGKVRLVKGAYEEPRDISYRKKARVDEVYREYLTYMFEAFDDGVAVGSHDPAMIELAEELHAEHGTPFEIQMLTGVREEAQFELAAEYPVYQYVPYGSKWFSYFYRRIRERKGNALFALRAVIGR
- a CDS encoding ABC transporter substrate-binding protein; translation: MSRDTIRELDRRTLLTLAGTAGIAGIAGCSTTDSDGGDGGDGGDGGSGGDGGDGGSGGDGGDGGSGGDGGDGGSGTTYTIGMIDSLTGSLSAFGERNQRGKDLALAAVNEVGINGGGQLEIIVEDSESENQGGVSAAQKLVNQDQVPFVIGAVGSGVSLAIYESVIQGTDVVQLSQNSTGLGLTDFPGLLRMSPTGRTQATALADIIADDGYDQVAMTYVNNNYGSSLAEAFVNAWDGEMAYNNPHDQDQQSYSGVVSEMNGSGADAWLFITYQAEFATMVNEMFSNGYEPQLYGADSVSGDNVLENTPEGSMDGMKIVVPSAPVEEQNYQDFASEFESEYGEAPTAWSAYAYDCVVTAALSIMAADEFTGAALGEVVRDVTRPEGEQVTSFAAGAEILANGGTASDVDYQGVSGPIDLDENGDPVGFLQITEVQNHDYEGIGFIEG
- a CDS encoding branched-chain amino acid ABC transporter permease, producing the protein MVLDLLANGLVYSSILVLGSIGLSLVYSIADFANFAHGDTMTVGAYSALVTFGAVGGLGGAILGLPLGFFIALAVGIAMAALVAVVTEKVVYEGLDEVGSIGLLITSIGIAFVYRAVIQMGFGADFTRFDIQALRPIEALVPYGIRVTEHDVAIVVSAAVLVTGLHVLLQYTDLGRKMRAMADNPDLARVSGIRTDRVKLWTWVIGAGLAGSGGVFLGLFNQLRPRMGFDLLLLIFAAVILGGIGSVYGAMLGGFLIGMINELTPALSDLGSLLPLVPDAWGIPIGIEYADAIAFVIMVLVLLFRPNGIAGDEEGT
- a CDS encoding branched-chain amino acid ABC transporter permease — translated: MSVLSDPQGYWADLTRAEQGVTAFVLLFATLLLLGLLTGGLGPSYFLFLVGLAGMYSLLSFGLNVQWGYSGLINFSVAAFFGIGAYGTALASASSSPLAGGIPPIVGLFVALVLAAVLALLIGIPTLRLRADYLAIASIGLAEVVRIIILNEEGLTNGSAGVRGIPSFFEGWPVLETFPEAMPGVIISFLPGPDIVLQTPFWRALLNVALVLTLVGICYLVLRRVHRSPWGRVLRTIRSDEDLARALGKNTYSYKMQAFVLGSVIMALAGVFYAHLNLYVGPGDLNPITTFYVWVAVILGGSGSNRGALFGGFVIVAIQQGTRFLNELAFIPVDVAPLRLLLIGVIIVLLMRFRPQGVLPPQRELIWSGVVDDAPERPESGVRGAKAGESDD
- a CDS encoding ABC transporter ATP-binding protein produces the protein MTEADAEVDDDAETQSAAASQTATGSDAAGHARSGANLSKEDVVLEAHDLVKAFGALVATDHASFQVERGSITGLIGPNGAGKSTLFNLVSGFYEPDSGHVEVNGTDVTDLEPYEIADYGLIRTFQTPRKLEGMTVREAMMVGPQHQPGESFVKLFTSPDEVREHEEQNLSDVERILGEFEIDHLATQPATKISGGQMKLVELARAMLAEPDILLLDEPAAGVNPTLRNKLAEQIRRLHDQGTTFLLIEHDMEFVMSLADPVIVLDRGSVLMEGTPEEVQTDERVIDAYLGG
- a CDS encoding ABC transporter ATP-binding protein, yielding MSENPSPDTDETTAGSAREDDTAAETDADAGEFEFPGDGSTEPVIELDGVDSGYGEVQVLDDCSLHLNPEEIVCLIGPNGAGKSTVLKTIFGMLTPWTGTVTYHGDDIGGMAPEDIVREGIGYVPQTDNVFGSLTIDENLRMGGVARKGGLEEVIDQLYDRFPLLDDKRDSKARTLSGGQRQVLAFARALVMEPDVLLIDEPSAGLAPNTAQEVFGHVEAVNELDTAILMVEQNAKEGLAISDRGYVLDQGTVRFEDRADQLLDNDEVGRLYLGGA
- a CDS encoding DMT family transporter, which gives rise to MTGLRRYVFALAPLAAAALWGGLYVVSKWSFAFVPPVTLGFLRVALGGLALWLGLSVVRGATASRPVAREDWPAFVELGGWVALSIVTQFLGTDLTNASQGSLLTVLTPVFVVVLGAALLGERVTRARAAGVALAGAGTVVVLAGQYDLTAIAAGNAAGIALLVAASLTWAGYTVRGVAVVRRYSALTAVTYSTLAAIPMLGLLAVAELWSLGRGLGTLQATPAALLAVAYLGLAATAGAWYLWYKGLEFVPSGTVAVFFFVQPVVGIALGAALLGERVGPGFLAGGALIAAGVWLVSRERQGRGTSR
- a CDS encoding MFS transporter, translating into MSRTTNAWVVFAGCFLVSIGANAFMIAPSSIAPLFVAEFAIEKAAVGDIVSAAIVGSIVTQIPGGYLMDRYDNRWLMAPGVALFVLVIVATLAVGSFLPFLALRALGGIVGGFVFTAGANVVGEVFVGERQSFATGLFMTSPPVAFVLAHTTSPLVGTAVGPLRVFLLHAGLVVAGLALFWVGAGSPIRSAGTPTTAEFTRALGNPRVLLLSVSTFCAYALYLFLNSWVPTYGTDVLSLSLSAAGTVTALVPLVGIVARTSGGWLSARIGNRRRPVLAGGLLTGLVLLVAVPFAGGFWPFVVLLGAGAFAIQLGTGVYYVLIRELAAPGTEGTSLTVMTTIGFTGSFVAPIAGGWLIESYSWVVAFGTFGAIGLLGAVVLVPLSEGDAAAPAVDSAPDTDS
- a CDS encoding TIGR03617 family F420-dependent LLM class oxidoreductase → MSELRIDASVPGLDEDTAGLAEAAEAAGFDGIWAPEMDFDAFLPLPVVAEHTTDIELGTRIATAFARSPMVLALQGWDLQRYSDGRFVLGLGTQVKGHNERRFSVDFEWERPGPRLREVVESIKHIWDVFEGEADEFDYDGEFYQFSLLPEAFDPGPLDSGQPDIWVAGVNEYNLKMAGGTADGLCMHIFNTPEYTEEVIEPTVRAGAEKMGKSMDEVTLSASPFVITGDADRRAARREEVRGRIAFYGSTRTYHDVFELHGWDDIGPELHELSKEGQWGEMQRLVTDEMVEAFAVEAPPEELADEIRETYGGIADRVQLEFDPTEPFWEDVVGAL